From a single Lates calcarifer isolate ASB-BC8 linkage group LG12, TLL_Latcal_v3, whole genome shotgun sequence genomic region:
- the si:ch1073-456m8.1 gene encoding leucine-rich repeat flightless-interacting protein 1 isoform X1, which translates to MHSVTLDSSGSPRKRTFSRGLSEDESLRSIIKETESSSRRLARSDSRAGTLKRRSDSQQSDQDLFMGLPEMLELQASYDEVVQELRGLEVEREALLFQVDVLQDTLEGVEELLAEAQREAGQASLELEREREAKRKLESMVSALMQEVERLKEERNNQPSPPVNTHGCGDEATRQGHQMKNDAKEQSRAARTEEKDSSLCEPHSSESRRRGSEEAGQDKGAEDEGGVLTKLRKMVNKPLCHIPSLALDNPLSEDGVHQRPYENCIEDGRDPSPDRNDSDDVSAYEDASADTPEQDKIFPGDGDLLELPSDSENKEKSPTNNCQGNDGETQEPKNPDSCVVS; encoded by the exons atgcattCAGTCACGCTGGACAGCAGTGGTTCGCCAAGGAAGCGGACGTTTTCTCGGGGACTGAGCGAGGACGAGTCTCTCCGCAGCATTATAAAAGAG ACTGAGAGTTCATCCAGGCGTCTGGCACGAAGCGACAGCCGAGCAGGCACcctgaagaggaggagtgacAGTCAG CAGTCTGATCAGGATCTCTTCATGGGACTCCCAGAAATG CTGGAGCTGCAGGCCAGCTATGACGAGGTGGTGCAGGAGCTGCGTGGGCTGGAGGTCGAGCGAGAGGCTCTGTTGTTCCAGGTGGATGTCCTGCAGGACACGCTGGAGGGCGTAGAGGAGCTGCTGGCTGAGGCCCAGAGGGAAGCTGGACAGGCTAGTTTG GAGTTGGAACGAGAGAGGGAGGCcaagaggaagctggagagcATGGTCTCCGCTCTGATGCAAGAGGTGGAGAGATTAAAAGAG GAGAGGAATAACCAACCATCTCCTCCTGTGAACACACATGGATGTGGAGATGAAGCAACAAGACAAGGACACCAAATGAAAAACGATGCCAAGGAGCAGAGTCGAGCTGCACGCACAGAGGAAAAGGACTCATCCCTGTGTGAACCTCACAGCAGTGAGAGCAGACGTAGAGGGTCTGAAGAGGCGGGGCAGGACAAAGGAGCTGAGGATGAAGGAGGTGTCCTGACGAAGCTGCGGAAGATGGTCAATAAACCCCTGTGCCACATACCCTCCCTTGCACTGGACAACCCGCTCTCCGAAGACGGGGTCCACCAGAGGCCTTACGAAAACTGCATTGAAGATGGGAGAGATCCTTCGCCTGACAGGAACGACTCGGATGACGTAAGTGCCTATGAGGATGCATCTGCTGACACTCCAGAGCAGGATAAGATCTTTCCAGGTGATGGAGACCTGTTGGAGCTACCCAGTGATTCagagaataaagagaaaagTCCAACCAACAACTGTCAGGGCAATGATGGTGAGACCCAAGAACCCAAGAATCCTGATTCGTGCGTTGTGTCTTAA
- the si:ch1073-456m8.1 gene encoding leucine-rich repeat flightless-interacting protein 1 isoform X2: MHSVTLDSSGSPRKRTFSRGLSEDESLRSIIKETESSSRRLARSDSRAGTLKRRSDSQQSDQDLFMGLPEMLELQASYDEVVQELRGLEVEREALLFQVDVLQDTLEGVEELLAEAQREAGQASLELEREREAKRKLESMVSALMQEVERLKEERNNQPSPPVNTHGCGDEATRQGHQMKNDAKEQSRAARTEEKDSSLCEPHSSESRRRGSEEAGQDKGAEDEGGVLTKLRKMVNKPLCHIPSLALDNPLSEDGVHQRPYENCIEDGRDPSPDRNDSDDVSAYEDASADTPEQDKIFPGDGDLLELPSDSENKEKSPTNNCQGNDGETQEPKNPDSCVVS, translated from the exons ACTGAGAGTTCATCCAGGCGTCTGGCACGAAGCGACAGCCGAGCAGGCACcctgaagaggaggagtgacAGTCAG CAGTCTGATCAGGATCTCTTCATGGGACTCCCAGAAATG CTGGAGCTGCAGGCCAGCTATGACGAGGTGGTGCAGGAGCTGCGTGGGCTGGAGGTCGAGCGAGAGGCTCTGTTGTTCCAGGTGGATGTCCTGCAGGACACGCTGGAGGGCGTAGAGGAGCTGCTGGCTGAGGCCCAGAGGGAAGCTGGACAGGCTAGTTTG GAGTTGGAACGAGAGAGGGAGGCcaagaggaagctggagagcATGGTCTCCGCTCTGATGCAAGAGGTGGAGAGATTAAAAGAG GAGAGGAATAACCAACCATCTCCTCCTGTGAACACACATGGATGTGGAGATGAAGCAACAAGACAAGGACACCAAATGAAAAACGATGCCAAGGAGCAGAGTCGAGCTGCACGCACAGAGGAAAAGGACTCATCCCTGTGTGAACCTCACAGCAGTGAGAGCAGACGTAGAGGGTCTGAAGAGGCGGGGCAGGACAAAGGAGCTGAGGATGAAGGAGGTGTCCTGACGAAGCTGCGGAAGATGGTCAATAAACCCCTGTGCCACATACCCTCCCTTGCACTGGACAACCCGCTCTCCGAAGACGGGGTCCACCAGAGGCCTTACGAAAACTGCATTGAAGATGGGAGAGATCCTTCGCCTGACAGGAACGACTCGGATGACGTAAGTGCCTATGAGGATGCATCTGCTGACACTCCAGAGCAGGATAAGATCTTTCCAGGTGATGGAGACCTGTTGGAGCTACCCAGTGATTCagagaataaagagaaaagTCCAACCAACAACTGTCAGGGCAATGATGGTGAGACCCAAGAACCCAAGAATCCTGATTCGTGCGTTGTGTCTTAA
- the si:ch1073-456m8.1 gene encoding leucine-rich repeat flightless-interacting protein 2 isoform X5 has protein sequence MHSVTLDSSGSPRKRTFSRGLSEDESLRSIIKETESSSRRLARSDSRAGTLKRRSDSQSDQDLFMGLPEMLELQASYDEVVQELRGLEVEREALLFQVDVLQDTLEGVEELLAEAQREAGQASLELEREREAKRKLESMVSALMQEVERLKEERNNQPSPPVNTHGCGDEATRQGHQMKNDAKEQSRAARTEEKDSSLCEPHSSESRRRGSEEAGQDKGAEDEGGVLTKLRKMVNKPLCHIPSLALDNPLSEDGVHQRPYENCIEDGRDPSPDRNDSDDVSAYEDASADTPEQDKIFPGDGDLLELPSDSENKEKSPTNNCQGNDGETQEPKNPDSCVVS, from the exons ACTGAGAGTTCATCCAGGCGTCTGGCACGAAGCGACAGCCGAGCAGGCACcctgaagaggaggagtgacAGTCAG TCTGATCAGGATCTCTTCATGGGACTCCCAGAAATG CTGGAGCTGCAGGCCAGCTATGACGAGGTGGTGCAGGAGCTGCGTGGGCTGGAGGTCGAGCGAGAGGCTCTGTTGTTCCAGGTGGATGTCCTGCAGGACACGCTGGAGGGCGTAGAGGAGCTGCTGGCTGAGGCCCAGAGGGAAGCTGGACAGGCTAGTTTG GAGTTGGAACGAGAGAGGGAGGCcaagaggaagctggagagcATGGTCTCCGCTCTGATGCAAGAGGTGGAGAGATTAAAAGAG GAGAGGAATAACCAACCATCTCCTCCTGTGAACACACATGGATGTGGAGATGAAGCAACAAGACAAGGACACCAAATGAAAAACGATGCCAAGGAGCAGAGTCGAGCTGCACGCACAGAGGAAAAGGACTCATCCCTGTGTGAACCTCACAGCAGTGAGAGCAGACGTAGAGGGTCTGAAGAGGCGGGGCAGGACAAAGGAGCTGAGGATGAAGGAGGTGTCCTGACGAAGCTGCGGAAGATGGTCAATAAACCCCTGTGCCACATACCCTCCCTTGCACTGGACAACCCGCTCTCCGAAGACGGGGTCCACCAGAGGCCTTACGAAAACTGCATTGAAGATGGGAGAGATCCTTCGCCTGACAGGAACGACTCGGATGACGTAAGTGCCTATGAGGATGCATCTGCTGACACTCCAGAGCAGGATAAGATCTTTCCAGGTGATGGAGACCTGTTGGAGCTACCCAGTGATTCagagaataaagagaaaagTCCAACCAACAACTGTCAGGGCAATGATGGTGAGACCCAAGAACCCAAGAATCCTGATTCGTGCGTTGTGTCTTAA
- the si:ch1073-456m8.1 gene encoding leucine-rich repeat flightless-interacting protein 2 isoform X4: MHSVTLDSSGSPRKRTFSRGLSEDESLRSIIKETESSSRRLARSDSRAGTLKRRSDSQSDQDLFMGLPEMLELQASYDEVVQELRGLEVEREALLFQVDVLQDTLEGVEELLAEAQREAGQASLELEREREAKRKLESMVSALMQEVERLKEERNNQPSPPVNTHGCGDEATRQGHQMKNDAKEQSRAARTEEKDSSLCEPHSSESRRRGSEEAGQDKGAEDEGGVLTKLRKMVNKPLCHIPSLALDNPLSEDGVHQRPYENCIEDGRDPSPDRNDSDDVSAYEDASADTPEQDKIFPGDGDLLELPSDSENKEKSPTNNCQGNDGETQEPKNPDSCVVS, encoded by the exons atgcattCAGTCACGCTGGACAGCAGTGGTTCGCCAAGGAAGCGGACGTTTTCTCGGGGACTGAGCGAGGACGAGTCTCTCCGCAGCATTATAAAAGAG ACTGAGAGTTCATCCAGGCGTCTGGCACGAAGCGACAGCCGAGCAGGCACcctgaagaggaggagtgacAGTCAG TCTGATCAGGATCTCTTCATGGGACTCCCAGAAATG CTGGAGCTGCAGGCCAGCTATGACGAGGTGGTGCAGGAGCTGCGTGGGCTGGAGGTCGAGCGAGAGGCTCTGTTGTTCCAGGTGGATGTCCTGCAGGACACGCTGGAGGGCGTAGAGGAGCTGCTGGCTGAGGCCCAGAGGGAAGCTGGACAGGCTAGTTTG GAGTTGGAACGAGAGAGGGAGGCcaagaggaagctggagagcATGGTCTCCGCTCTGATGCAAGAGGTGGAGAGATTAAAAGAG GAGAGGAATAACCAACCATCTCCTCCTGTGAACACACATGGATGTGGAGATGAAGCAACAAGACAAGGACACCAAATGAAAAACGATGCCAAGGAGCAGAGTCGAGCTGCACGCACAGAGGAAAAGGACTCATCCCTGTGTGAACCTCACAGCAGTGAGAGCAGACGTAGAGGGTCTGAAGAGGCGGGGCAGGACAAAGGAGCTGAGGATGAAGGAGGTGTCCTGACGAAGCTGCGGAAGATGGTCAATAAACCCCTGTGCCACATACCCTCCCTTGCACTGGACAACCCGCTCTCCGAAGACGGGGTCCACCAGAGGCCTTACGAAAACTGCATTGAAGATGGGAGAGATCCTTCGCCTGACAGGAACGACTCGGATGACGTAAGTGCCTATGAGGATGCATCTGCTGACACTCCAGAGCAGGATAAGATCTTTCCAGGTGATGGAGACCTGTTGGAGCTACCCAGTGATTCagagaataaagagaaaagTCCAACCAACAACTGTCAGGGCAATGATGGTGAGACCCAAGAACCCAAGAATCCTGATTCGTGCGTTGTGTCTTAA